A genomic window from Pseudocitrobacter corydidari includes:
- a CDS encoding bifunctional alpha/beta hydrolase/class I SAM-dependent methyltransferase → MINTRTAEERQFLTSDHVELFYRYWPATAGETVRKVIVLFHRGHEHSGRLQHIVDELAMPDTAFYAWDARGHGHSPGLRGFSPSLARSVMDVDEFVRFTARDSQVPLEDIVVVAQSVGAVLAATWAHDYAPTIRGLVLASPAFKVKLYVPFARSGLALMHRLRGLFFVNSYVKGKYLTHDPDRVASFNQDPLITRPIAVNILLDLYKTAERVVSDASAIILPVQMLVSGEDYVVHRQPQLDFYHKLRNQNKELHILSGFYHDTLGEKDRQLAFDKMRGFIDTLYSNPSQPFDYSAEDRRSPGADNWRMLSGGPEPYSLDDFAYRGLRYGMKILGTQSRGVRLGFETGFDSGSTLDYVYRNQPQGSSMLGRMIDKNYLNSVGWKGIRQRKIHLQRLITQAVEHLTAQNKPVRVVDIAAGHGRYVLDALEDNPAATEILLRDFSELNVSKGQEMIAGRGMADRARFEKGDAFNRQELAALTPRPTLGIVSGLYELFPENERVRHSLAGMAEAIEPGGILIYTGQPWHPQLKTIAWSLTSHKDGKAWIMRVRTQGEMDALVREAGFDKCTQLIDEWGIFTVSLAVRRAS, encoded by the coding sequence ATGATTAATACACGGACAGCTGAAGAACGACAATTTCTTACCAGCGATCATGTTGAGTTGTTTTATCGCTACTGGCCCGCAACAGCCGGGGAGACGGTGCGGAAAGTGATCGTGTTATTCCATCGTGGTCACGAACATTCAGGTCGCTTGCAGCATATTGTCGATGAGCTTGCCATGCCGGACACTGCTTTTTATGCCTGGGATGCCAGGGGCCATGGTCACTCTCCCGGCCTCCGAGGCTTCAGCCCTTCACTGGCTCGCTCGGTGATGGATGTCGACGAGTTTGTCCGCTTCACAGCGCGTGATAGCCAGGTACCTTTGGAGGATATCGTTGTGGTGGCGCAAAGCGTTGGCGCAGTGCTGGCGGCAACCTGGGCGCATGATTATGCGCCCACCATCCGCGGACTGGTTCTGGCATCTCCGGCTTTTAAGGTCAAACTTTACGTGCCCTTCGCCCGTTCCGGACTGGCGTTGATGCATCGGTTACGCGGCCTCTTTTTTGTGAACTCTTACGTTAAGGGTAAGTATCTGACTCACGACCCCGATCGGGTGGCAAGTTTCAATCAGGACCCACTGATTACTCGTCCCATTGCCGTCAATATCCTGCTTGATCTCTATAAAACGGCAGAGCGCGTAGTGAGCGATGCCAGCGCAATTATCCTGCCGGTTCAGATGCTGGTCTCGGGGGAGGATTACGTCGTGCACCGCCAGCCGCAGCTTGATTTCTACCATAAGCTACGTAATCAAAATAAAGAACTGCACATTCTGTCTGGTTTTTATCACGATACGCTCGGCGAAAAAGATCGCCAGTTGGCATTCGATAAAATGCGTGGATTCATTGACACGCTTTATAGCAACCCATCGCAACCTTTTGACTACAGCGCTGAAGATAGGCGAAGCCCTGGTGCCGATAACTGGCGCATGTTAAGTGGGGGGCCAGAGCCCTATTCATTGGATGACTTTGCCTACCGTGGCTTACGTTATGGCATGAAAATACTGGGAACCCAATCCAGAGGCGTACGTCTTGGTTTTGAAACCGGGTTTGATTCCGGCAGCACGCTTGATTATGTCTATCGTAATCAACCACAAGGAAGCAGCATGCTGGGGAGGATGATTGATAAGAATTACCTCAACAGCGTGGGCTGGAAAGGTATTCGTCAGCGCAAAATTCATCTTCAGAGGCTTATAACGCAAGCGGTCGAACATCTGACTGCACAAAACAAGCCAGTGCGTGTGGTCGATATTGCTGCCGGTCATGGGCGCTATGTGCTTGATGCGCTGGAAGACAACCCTGCGGCAACTGAAATACTTTTGCGCGACTTCAGCGAATTAAACGTTTCGAAAGGTCAGGAGATGATCGCTGGTCGCGGCATGGCTGACCGTGCGCGTTTTGAAAAGGGCGACGCGTTTAATCGCCAGGAATTGGCAGCGCTCACCCCACGCCCGACCCTTGGTATTGTCTCTGGATTGTACGAACTTTTCCCTGAAAACGAGAGAGTACGTCACTCGCTTGCGGGAATGGCTGAGGCCATTGAGCCTGGCGGTATTTTGATCTATACCGGCCAGCCCTGGCATCCGCAGCTAAAAACTATTGCCTGGTCGCTCACCAGTCATAAAGATGGCAAAGCGTGGATTATGCGCGTGCGTACACAGGGCGAGATGGACGCCCTCGTCCGCGAGGCTGGTTTCGATAAATGTACACAGCTTATTGATGAATGGGGTATTTTTACAGTTTCACTGGCTGTGCGCCGCGCATCATGA
- a CDS encoding LysR substrate-binding domain-containing protein, producing MKPLLDVLIILDALDKEGSFAAASAKLYKTPSALSYTVHKLESDLNIQLLDRSGHRATFTRTGQMLLEKGREVLHTVRELEQQAVKLHEGWENELVIGVDDTFPFSLLAPLIETFYQHHSVTRLKFINGVLGGSWQALIQGNADIIVGALREPPPLSGFGFLPLGQLEQIFVVAAHHPLAQMPEPLSRRTIKRFRAIVVGDNTSPECATFQQLLDDQQAITVFDFKTKLELQISGLGCGYVPRYLAQRFLESGALVEKSVVAHIPFEPVWIGWNEQTSGLASAWWRDAVLANSAIAAVYNSTAAE from the coding sequence ATGAAGCCTTTGCTCGATGTGCTGATTATTCTTGATGCATTAGATAAAGAAGGGAGCTTTGCCGCGGCGTCGGCAAAGCTCTACAAAACCCCGTCAGCCCTCAGTTACACCGTTCATAAGCTGGAAAGTGACCTCAATATTCAACTTCTCGACCGTAGCGGCCACCGGGCGACATTCACCCGTACCGGGCAGATGCTGCTGGAAAAGGGCAGGGAAGTGCTGCACACGGTGCGCGAGCTGGAGCAGCAGGCGGTGAAATTGCATGAAGGGTGGGAAAATGAACTGGTGATTGGCGTGGATGATACATTTCCTTTTTCACTGCTGGCGCCATTAATTGAAACCTTTTATCAACATCACAGCGTTACCCGGCTGAAATTTATTAATGGCGTGCTGGGTGGTTCATGGCAGGCATTAATTCAGGGCAACGCAGATATTATTGTCGGCGCATTACGTGAACCGCCTCCGCTAAGTGGCTTTGGTTTCCTGCCGCTTGGCCAACTGGAGCAGATTTTTGTGGTAGCGGCGCATCATCCTCTGGCGCAAATGCCAGAGCCTTTATCACGTCGAACGATCAAGCGTTTTCGCGCGATTGTTGTCGGGGATAACACCTCGCCAGAATGCGCCACATTTCAGCAACTTCTTGATGATCAACAAGCGATTACGGTCTTCGATTTCAAAACGAAACTTGAATTACAAATCAGTGGGTTAGGGTGTGGTTATGTGCCCCGGTATCTCGCTCAACGCTTCCTCGAAAGTGGAGCGCTGGTTGAAAAATCCGTGGTCGCCCATATCCCCTTTGAACCGGTCTGGATTGGCTGGAATGAACAGACTTCCGGGCTCGCCAGTGCATGGTGGCGGGATGCTGTTTTAGCAAATAGTGCTATAGCTGCGGTCTATAATTCGACCGCTGCTGAATAA
- the tsuA gene encoding thiosulfate utilization transporter TsuA/YeeE, with protein sequence MLQMIVSGIICGALLGFVMQRGRFCLTGGFRDMYIAKNNRMFYALLIAISVQSLGVFALIQTGLVQYDAGAFPWLGTVVGGFVFGIGIVYAGGCATGTWYRAGEGLIGSWIALVTYMVMSAVMRSPHAAGLNAFLGQHTTAHNGIAETLNISVWPLIAVLLIATLWLVSKELRKPKLKVASLPPRRTGLAHLLFEKRWHPFVTAVLIGLIALLAWPLSEATGRMFGLGITSPTANILQFLVSGESKYVNWGVFLVLGIFLGSFIAAKGSREFRVRAADASTTLRSASGGVLMGFGASIAGGCSIGNGLVMTAMMTWQGWIGLVFMILGVWTASWMLYVRPQRKAKLKTATA encoded by the coding sequence ATGTTGCAGATGATCGTGAGCGGAATAATTTGTGGCGCGTTGCTGGGGTTTGTGATGCAGCGTGGTCGCTTCTGCCTGACCGGCGGTTTCCGCGATATGTATATCGCGAAAAACAATCGCATGTTTTATGCCTTACTGATCGCTATTTCGGTACAAAGCCTTGGCGTCTTCGCGCTGATTCAAACCGGGCTGGTGCAGTATGATGCGGGCGCGTTCCCGTGGCTCGGCACCGTGGTGGGCGGTTTTGTCTTTGGTATTGGTATCGTCTATGCGGGCGGCTGTGCGACCGGGACCTGGTATCGCGCCGGGGAAGGGCTGATTGGCAGCTGGATTGCGCTGGTTACCTATATGGTGATGAGCGCGGTAATGCGCTCGCCGCACGCAGCCGGGCTGAACGCGTTTCTGGGGCAGCACACCACTGCGCACAACGGCATTGCGGAAACCCTGAATATCTCCGTCTGGCCGCTGATTGCCGTGCTGCTGATTGCTACTCTCTGGCTGGTTAGTAAAGAACTGCGCAAACCGAAGCTGAAAGTAGCTTCACTGCCGCCGCGCCGTACGGGGCTGGCGCATCTGTTGTTTGAAAAACGCTGGCATCCCTTCGTTACCGCCGTGTTGATTGGCCTAATCGCGCTGCTGGCATGGCCGCTGAGCGAAGCCACCGGGCGTATGTTTGGTTTAGGCATCACCTCGCCGACCGCCAACATTCTGCAATTCCTCGTTTCTGGCGAAAGTAAATACGTTAACTGGGGCGTCTTCCTGGTGCTGGGTATTTTCCTCGGCTCCTTTATCGCAGCCAAAGGCAGCCGCGAGTTCCGCGTGCGTGCCGCCGATGCCAGCACCACATTGCGCAGTGCCTCCGGTGGCGTGCTGATGGGCTTCGGCGCCAGCATTGCAGGCGGTTGCTCGATCGGTAACGGACTGGTGATGACCGCGATGATGACCTGGCAGGGCTGGATTGGCCTGGTATTTATGATCCTCGGCGTGTGGACCGCGTCGTGGATGTTGTATGTGCGTCCGCAGCGTAAAGCGAAGCTGAAAACCGCTACGGCATAA
- a CDS encoding phosphatidate cytidylyltransferase — translation MLLEKSLAAIFVLLLAATLVNGLLVLLRPGKNWRELTLRIRTWWLIIILFSLALLSPHWLALTFFALVSFVALKEFLTLAPLRQSDRMPLLWMFIAIPINYWLIGIGWYGMFTIFIPVYVFLFLPTRMVIAGDTHSFLRTASQLHWGLMTTVFAFSHVAFLLILPSESQSTGALLVLFLVGLTELNDIAQYLWGKSLGHIKVTPKVSPNKTLAGLLGGVATTAVVATILGPILTPLSSPMALAAGTIIGITGFCGDVVMSAIKRDIGVKDSGTLLPGHGGILDRLDSLLFTAPVFFHFIRYFYY, via the coding sequence ATGCTGCTGGAGAAATCGCTGGCTGCCATTTTTGTTCTTTTACTGGCCGCTACTCTCGTGAATGGGTTACTGGTTTTGTTACGCCCCGGCAAAAACTGGCGAGAACTGACGCTGCGTATACGCACCTGGTGGCTCATCATTATCCTGTTCTCGCTGGCCCTGCTCAGCCCCCACTGGCTGGCGCTCACTTTCTTCGCGTTGGTCAGTTTTGTCGCGCTTAAAGAATTTCTGACACTGGCGCCATTGCGTCAATCTGACCGCATGCCATTGCTATGGATGTTCATTGCTATTCCCATCAACTACTGGCTGATCGGGATCGGCTGGTATGGGATGTTTACGATTTTTATCCCTGTGTATGTTTTTCTATTCTTACCTACGCGTATGGTGATTGCGGGTGACACCCATAGCTTCTTGCGTACTGCATCTCAACTCCATTGGGGTCTGATGACGACGGTTTTTGCCTTCAGTCACGTCGCTTTTTTACTTATTTTACCGTCGGAGTCTCAATCCACTGGCGCATTGCTGGTGCTTTTCCTGGTCGGTCTGACTGAGCTTAACGATATCGCACAGTATCTGTGGGGAAAATCGCTGGGGCATATCAAAGTGACGCCTAAAGTAAGCCCCAACAAAACGCTGGCCGGTCTGTTGGGTGGAGTCGCGACCACGGCAGTTGTCGCGACAATATTGGGCCCCATACTGACGCCACTGTCCTCCCCTATGGCGCTGGCGGCAGGTACCATCATCGGCATAACTGGATTCTGCGGCGATGTCGTGATGTCAGCCATCAAACGTGATATCGGTGTGAAAGACAGCGGTACGCTATTACCCGGCCATGGAGGCATCCTCGATAGGCTGGATTCACTGCTCTTCACCGCACCGGTCTTCTTCCATTTCATTCGTTATTTTTATTACTAA
- the tsuB gene encoding thiosulfate utilization sulfurtransferase TsuB/YeeD: MTVKKLDVVTQVCPFPLIEAKAAMAEMASGDQLVIEFDCTQATEAIPQWAAEEGHTVTDFQQAGDAAWSITVQKA; encoded by the coding sequence ATGACGGTAAAAAAACTCGATGTGGTCACCCAGGTGTGCCCGTTCCCACTGATCGAAGCAAAAGCAGCAATGGCCGAAATGGCCAGCGGCGACCAGTTGGTGATTGAATTCGACTGCACCCAGGCGACGGAAGCGATTCCTCAGTGGGCGGCGGAAGAGGGGCACACCGTGACTGATTTCCAGCAGGCGGGCGACGCTGCCTGGAGCATCACGGTACAGAAAGCCTGA
- the yoeI gene encoding membrane protein YoeI, giving the protein MGQFFVFATVFTRKENNHVA; this is encoded by the coding sequence ATGGGGCAATTTTTTGTTTTTGCGACGGTTTTCACCCGTAAGGAGAATAACCATGTCGCATAA
- a CDS encoding SDR family oxidoreductase, whose amino-acid sequence MKKVAIVGLGWLGMPLALALTARGWQVTGSKTTQDGVEAARMCGIDSYPLRLEPQLVCDAEDLDALMNVDALVITLPARRSGEGEDFYRQAVQEIVDTALAHHIPRIIFTSSTSVYGNTQGTIKESSPREPVTSSGKVLKELEDWLHHLPGTSVDILRLAGLVGPGRHPGRFFAGKSAPDGQHGVNLVHLEDVISAITLLLQAPKGGHIYNICAPLHPAREIFYPQMARELGLETPVFSQHAGSGTGKLIDGNRICHELGFEYQHPDPLLMPME is encoded by the coding sequence ATGAAAAAGGTCGCGATTGTCGGATTAGGTTGGTTGGGCATGCCGCTGGCGCTGGCGTTGACGGCGCGTGGGTGGCAGGTTACCGGCAGCAAAACGACGCAGGATGGGGTGGAAGCGGCGCGGATGTGCGGGATTGACAGCTACCCGTTACGCCTTGAGCCACAACTGGTTTGTGACGCGGAAGATTTAGACGCGCTGATGAATGTAGACGCGCTGGTGATTACCTTACCGGCGCGCCGCAGCGGCGAGGGTGAAGATTTTTATCGTCAGGCGGTGCAGGAGATTGTGGATACCGCGCTCGCCCATCATATCCCGCGCATTATTTTTACCAGTTCCACGTCGGTGTATGGAAATACGCAGGGGACGATTAAAGAGAGTTCGCCGCGCGAGCCCGTAACGTCGAGCGGCAAGGTCCTGAAAGAGCTGGAAGATTGGCTGCATCACCTGCCGGGGACGTCCGTTGATATTCTGCGTCTGGCGGGGCTGGTGGGGCCGGGGCGTCATCCGGGCCGATTCTTTGCCGGGAAATCCGCGCCGGACGGCCAGCATGGCGTGAATCTGGTGCATCTGGAGGATGTGATTTCTGCGATTACGCTGTTATTGCAGGCTCCGAAAGGCGGACATATCTATAATATATGTGCGCCCCTTCATCCGGCCCGCGAAATTTTTTATCCGCAAATGGCGCGCGAGCTGGGTCTGGAGACGCCGGTGTTTTCGCAGCATGCGGGCAGCGGCACGGGCAAACTTATTGATGGCAACCGTATTTGCCATGAGCTGGGTTTCGAATACCAGCATCCTGATCCGCTGTTAATGCCGATGGAATAA
- the hisL gene encoding his operon leader peptide: MMCVQFKHHHHHHPD, from the coding sequence ATTATGTGCGTTCAATTTAAACACCACCATCACCATCATCCTGACTAG
- a CDS encoding lysophospholipid acyltransferase family protein, which translates to MPKRILRLMFSLCIVWPVMWLWLGLRIRHREKLPKRGPAIVVANHNSHMDVFALLSLFPLCQQANVHPVAAADYFLRNKQMAWFSLNILNIIPVSRRGGDSNPLALCEQALHEGKTVILFPEGTRGEPGILSPLKSGVWYLSQAVPEVPIIPIWLHGTEQSMAKGSIIPLPLFIDVTIGDALHFNADKKVSMSMLKEHLLALEQQTTGNHSHD; encoded by the coding sequence ATGCCGAAACGTATTCTTCGCTTGATGTTCTCGCTTTGCATTGTCTGGCCCGTAATGTGGCTATGGTTAGGCCTGCGAATCAGACACCGTGAAAAATTGCCCAAACGTGGCCCGGCGATTGTCGTGGCGAATCACAATAGCCACATGGATGTGTTTGCACTGCTCTCCCTCTTTCCACTATGTCAGCAGGCCAACGTGCACCCCGTAGCGGCCGCTGATTACTTCCTGCGTAACAAGCAAATGGCCTGGTTTTCGCTAAACATCCTCAACATTATTCCCGTTTCACGTAGAGGAGGTGATTCCAACCCGCTGGCATTATGTGAGCAAGCATTACACGAAGGAAAAACGGTCATTCTGTTTCCTGAAGGAACACGCGGCGAACCGGGCATTCTTTCGCCGCTGAAATCAGGCGTCTGGTACTTGAGCCAGGCTGTACCGGAAGTACCAATCATCCCCATCTGGCTTCATGGAACTGAGCAGTCGATGGCCAAAGGCAGCATTATCCCTCTGCCGCTGTTTATCGATGTCACTATCGGTGATGCGCTGCATTTTAACGCGGATAAAAAGGTGTCTATGAGCATGCTGAAGGAACATCTACTCGCGCTTGAGCAACAAACAACAGGGAATCATTCTCATGATTAA
- a CDS encoding phosphatase PAP2/dual specificity phosphatase family protein produces the protein MTTRLTLFRQGMGWLIVLAPFFFLTYGQVNQFTAGRSDVGSVVFRWEQNIPFLPLTILPYWSLDLLYGLSLFVCTSRHEQRRLVCQLLLASLIACAGFLLFPLQFTFTRPEITGLAGWLFAQLEHFDLPYNQSPSLHIILCWLLWRHFSRHLPDRWQPLNTSWFLLIAVSVLTTWQHHVIDVLTGFATGLFIDWLIPEKGNWHGKLATGKGMQLSLRYFSAMFATLSATLITPWFWWPTLALLIVTLAYGVAGVNALQKNEQGRIAPAAWWLLLPWRTGMWISMRLYTRTLPPISPVSEGVSISVYPRVLPTQHAVLDLTSEFPRFHATHGKAYYCVPMLDLVNPEITQLRRAVTELERLRTEHDSVLVHCALGLSRSALVTAAWLIYRNSQLTPSDAVAMIQQARPEVVFTPEHRELLQRWKTEIIN, from the coding sequence ATGACCACCCGACTTACCCTCTTCAGGCAAGGAATGGGCTGGCTAATAGTGCTGGCCCCCTTTTTTTTCTTAACCTATGGACAGGTGAATCAGTTTACTGCCGGGCGAAGCGACGTTGGGAGTGTTGTCTTTCGCTGGGAACAGAATATCCCTTTCTTACCGCTGACCATCCTGCCTTACTGGAGTCTGGATCTCCTGTACGGTCTATCATTGTTTGTTTGCACGTCACGCCATGAACAACGACGGCTGGTTTGCCAGTTGCTGCTGGCTTCGCTGATAGCCTGCGCAGGTTTCCTGCTGTTTCCTTTGCAGTTTACCTTTACCCGACCAGAGATAACCGGCCTTGCAGGTTGGTTATTTGCTCAGCTTGAACACTTCGACCTGCCTTATAACCAATCACCTTCTTTGCACATTATTCTGTGTTGGTTGCTATGGCGTCATTTCTCGCGACATTTACCTGATCGATGGCAACCGCTGAATACCAGCTGGTTTTTGCTGATTGCAGTTTCGGTTCTGACAACCTGGCAACATCACGTTATTGATGTCCTCACGGGATTCGCCACGGGGTTGTTCATAGACTGGCTTATTCCCGAGAAGGGTAACTGGCATGGGAAATTAGCAACCGGGAAAGGAATGCAACTAAGCTTGCGCTATTTTAGCGCCATGTTCGCCACACTTTCCGCGACGCTCATCACGCCCTGGTTTTGGTGGCCTACACTCGCCTTGCTTATCGTAACCTTAGCTTACGGTGTAGCTGGCGTGAACGCGCTACAGAAAAATGAACAAGGACGGATTGCACCTGCGGCATGGTGGTTATTACTGCCCTGGCGCACGGGTATGTGGATATCAATGCGGCTGTACACGCGCACGTTACCCCCGATCAGCCCGGTTAGTGAAGGGGTGTCTATTTCCGTCTATCCGCGTGTATTACCCACTCAACATGCCGTGCTCGATCTTACCAGTGAATTCCCTCGCTTCCATGCAACTCACGGCAAGGCTTATTATTGCGTACCGATGCTGGATTTAGTTAATCCGGAAATCACCCAGTTGCGCCGCGCAGTAACCGAACTGGAACGACTGCGAACGGAACATGACAGCGTGCTGGTCCATTGCGCTCTGGGTTTATCACGTAGCGCGCTGGTCACGGCAGCCTGGCTGATTTACCGAAATTCACAACTCACACCTTCGGATGCCGTGGCAATGATTCAACAGGCCAGGCCGGAGGTTGTTTTTACACCTGAACACCGAGAACTCCTGCAAAGATGGAAAACAGAGATAATCAACTAA
- the plaP gene encoding putrescine/proton symporter PlaP codes for MSHNATPNTSRVELRKTLTLIPVVMMGLAYMQPMTLFDTFGIVSGLTDGHVPTAYGFALVAILFTALSYGKLVRRYPSAGSAYTYAQKSISPTVGFMVGWSSLLDYLFAPMINILLAKIYFEALVPSIPSWVFVIALVAFMTAFNLRSIKSVANFNTVIVVFQVVLIAVILSMIIYGLFHGEGAGTLTSTRPFWSGDAHVIPMITGATILCFSFTGFDGISNLSEETKDAERVIPRAIFLTALIGGLIFIFSTYFLQLYFPDISRFKDPDASQPEIMLYVAGKAFQVGALIFSTITVLASGMAAHAGVARLMYVMGRDGVFPKSFFGYVHPKWRTPAMNIILVGAIALLAINFDLVMATALINFGALVAFTFVNLSVISQFWIREKRNKTLKDHFQYLFLPICGALTVGALWVNLEESSMVLGLIWAAIGLIYLACVTKSFRNPVPQYEDVA; via the coding sequence ATGTCGCATAACGCTACTCCAAACACCTCTCGCGTGGAATTACGTAAAACCCTTACGCTGATTCCGGTTGTCATGATGGGCCTTGCCTATATGCAGCCAATGACGCTGTTTGATACGTTCGGTATCGTATCTGGTCTGACAGACGGTCATGTGCCGACTGCCTACGGCTTTGCACTGGTGGCGATTCTGTTCACCGCGCTGAGCTATGGCAAGCTGGTACGTCGCTACCCGTCTGCGGGTTCTGCCTATACTTACGCCCAGAAATCCATCAGCCCGACCGTAGGCTTTATGGTGGGCTGGTCGTCGCTGCTCGACTATCTGTTCGCGCCGATGATCAACATCCTGCTGGCTAAAATCTATTTTGAAGCCCTGGTGCCGTCTATCCCGTCGTGGGTATTCGTGATTGCGCTGGTGGCCTTCATGACTGCCTTCAACCTGCGCAGCATTAAATCTGTCGCCAACTTCAACACCGTTATCGTGGTGTTCCAGGTGGTGCTGATTGCCGTTATCCTGAGCATGATCATTTATGGTCTGTTCCATGGTGAAGGCGCGGGTACGCTGACCAGCACGCGTCCGTTCTGGTCTGGCGATGCGCACGTAATCCCGATGATTACCGGGGCAACGATCCTGTGCTTCTCGTTTACCGGCTTTGACGGCATCAGCAACCTGTCTGAAGAGACGAAAGATGCTGAGCGTGTGATTCCGCGTGCAATTTTCCTGACTGCGTTGATCGGTGGCCTGATCTTCATCTTCTCCACCTATTTCCTGCAGCTTTACTTCCCGGATATCTCTCGCTTTAAAGATCCGGATGCGTCACAGCCTGAAATCATGCTGTACGTAGCAGGTAAAGCGTTCCAGGTTGGCGCGCTGATCTTCTCCACCATTACCGTACTGGCATCCGGTATGGCGGCGCACGCAGGTGTTGCGCGTCTGATGTACGTTATGGGTCGTGACGGCGTGTTCCCGAAAAGCTTCTTCGGTTATGTACACCCGAAATGGCGTACTCCGGCGATGAACATCATCCTGGTGGGCGCGATTGCGCTGCTGGCAATCAACTTTGACCTGGTCATGGCAACGGCGCTGATTAACTTTGGTGCGCTGGTGGCGTTCACCTTCGTGAACCTGTCCGTGATTTCACAGTTCTGGATCCGCGAGAAGCGTAACAAAACGCTGAAAGACCACTTCCAGTATCTGTTCCTGCCAATCTGTGGTGCGCTGACCGTTGGTGCGCTGTGGGTTAACCTGGAAGAGAGCTCAATGGTTCTGGGTCTGATTTGGGCGGCTATCGGCCTGATCTACCTGGCATGCGTGACCAAAAGCTTCCGCAACCCGGTTCCGCAGTACGAAGACGTCGCGTAA
- the hisG gene encoding ATP phosphoribosyltransferase produces the protein MLDNSRLRIAMQKSGRLSDDSRELLARCGIKINLHTQRLIAMAENMPIDILRVRDDDIPGLIMDGVVDLGIIGENVLEEELLSRRAQGEDPRYYTLRRLDFGGCRLSLATAVDEAWDGPAGLDGKRIATSYPHLLKRYLDQKGIAFKSCLLNGSVEVAPRAGLADAICDLVSTGATLEANGLREVEVIYRSKACLIQRDGEMSEAKQQLIDRLLTRIQGVIQARESKYIMMHAPTERLDEVIALLPGAERPTILPLAGDQQRVAMHMVSSETLFWETMEKLKALGASSILVLPIEKMME, from the coding sequence ATGTTAGATAACAGCCGTTTACGCATAGCTATGCAGAAATCAGGTCGCCTGAGCGATGATTCACGCGAATTACTCGCCCGTTGCGGCATTAAAATCAATCTCCACACCCAGCGCCTGATCGCGATGGCGGAGAACATGCCTATCGATATTCTGCGCGTGCGTGACGACGATATTCCGGGGCTGATTATGGATGGCGTGGTTGACCTCGGCATCATCGGCGAAAACGTGCTGGAAGAAGAGCTGCTGAGCCGCCGCGCGCAGGGTGAAGACCCTCGCTACTACACCCTGCGTCGTCTTGATTTCGGCGGCTGCCGCCTGTCGCTGGCCACCGCCGTGGATGAAGCCTGGGACGGCCCGGCAGGTCTGGACGGCAAACGCATCGCCACCTCTTACCCGCACCTGCTCAAACGTTACCTCGATCAGAAAGGTATCGCGTTTAAATCCTGCCTGCTGAACGGTTCCGTTGAAGTGGCCCCGCGTGCTGGCCTCGCCGATGCGATTTGTGACCTGGTCTCCACCGGCGCAACGCTTGAAGCCAACGGCCTGCGTGAAGTGGAAGTGATTTACCGCTCCAAAGCCTGCCTCATCCAGCGCGACGGCGAGATGAGCGAAGCCAAACAACAGCTGATTGACCGCCTGCTGACCCGTATTCAGGGCGTGATTCAGGCGCGTGAATCGAAATACATCATGATGCACGCCCCAACCGAACGTCTGGATGAAGTGATCGCCCTGCTGCCGGGTGCCGAACGCCCAACCATTCTGCCACTGGCAGGCGACCAACAGCGCGTGGCGATGCACATGGTAAGCAGCGAAACCCTGTTCTGGGAAACAATGGAAAAACTGAAAGCGCTGGGTGCCAGCTCGATTCTGGTGCTGCCGATTGAGAAGATGATGGAGTAA